One segment of Nostoc piscinale CENA21 DNA contains the following:
- a CDS encoding nitric oxide synthase oxygenase, whose translation MDYTQQLIHLTEISAADFPAGRDFKYKCRVQILSEQGQEILSKDLFSRMQPSWLVNFTNYKDCAIALTLCYRQGDMTQPWQDAGTVTFAAQDFLHGHNSIELEFPITTWSLAPHLTLKARITQTVGEAGSNTIKLLANQPIHSRFQLKPTATTDKEVEIPEPIPLTSQEEVIVKDVWNKLRAWKELQMEKFLKRLLLEEPELEHIFGEAIDSMTDYFYELFDYCIHQLQPHTQNIISEPLTGVPYETGDDFDTVEDYGALFADIGMRPHHWVKARQVWMWMLPSIPYLEEYDRQDLAKGFNSALYKFFNTNIIVPMVEAVRYYEDALPPELLKEMADTWQVFSQNKQEMGMVFYQTLFEKYPFVLPIFGRADIDYLSLHLFQSLDFLMRCLRSESTDELLLELRLLGQIHGSVGVPSCAYPAISDTMFVLFEKYVPNFTPELRRAWQTLFNRVTNVMKLPKLNEERLLKKAKQFLEVIASEQGWEPEHQARRWAEIQAEIKATRTYNHTYEELAYGAQLAWRNASKCIGRIQWNNMVVRDCRHVTDPDEMFKELVEHLRLGTNGGNVQVIMTAFRPKLPKERWGPRLWNSQLLRYAAYEQPDGSVMGDRANLDLTNTIIKLGWQPPEPRTPYDILPIVIEVPGMEPKLYEFPKEEILEIDIEHPTIAEFKSLGLRWYAIPAISNFRMDIGGISYACVPFNGWYMGTELMRDFLEEGRYNKLEDIAQVLKLDTSSEHTLWRDRVALELNIAILHSFQKAKVTMVDHQSASRQYLTHDLREKKAGRECPSEWGWVLPPAGGSVCPVWHHQTRDFYLEPAYHHAADRWAVEDGIDLEKFTTSLEEDDNKEDRILILYASETGTAEGFARTAARQLNRYRPKVMALDEYDKTHLSSEKLVLIVTSTFGNGEMPGNGKQFLHWLRKQPPGSLMTLNYSVLGLGSTVYEHFCAAGIAVDKALARSGANCIVPLHKADEIKGQADTFKQWLRLISRVLGEDATAADGTTINAPQLQVKFLTSSTADNLAVAVSGERGIEVPVIANQELLQEVIPGSRSTRFISFDIANTHLKYETGDHVAVYPNNPPELVQRICDRLNLTPDTYFSASYITADGQETEDQPPIAIPTTVGHVFSEELDLALREPFNDLLAYLHSATSNHTEKQRLETWLEILRQGEDHPDSITLTKNITDNYMSVADLFDEFPGANITLAALLELLPKQKPRLYSISSCPLLHPQQIQITVGVLQITTDAGKVRQGLCSNYLAGLQPGTKVRIDVRTSSFRPPSDPEAMMLMVGPGTGVSPLIGFLQYREALARQGQPLADATLYFGCRNHDDFLYQEQLQTWYSQGVLSELNVAFSRQGGEKVYVQHLMQRKPKEIWQLLSHPKCHYYVCGDAKMADDVYEVMLAIANTEGGLSLLEAIQFFDNMKQEKTLRL comes from the coding sequence ATGGATTACACTCAACAACTCATTCATTTAACAGAAATATCTGCCGCCGATTTTCCCGCAGGTAGAGATTTTAAGTATAAATGTCGTGTACAAATTCTCTCTGAGCAAGGACAAGAAATATTATCCAAAGATTTGTTTTCGCGGATGCAGCCAAGCTGGTTAGTGAATTTCACTAATTATAAAGACTGCGCGATCGCTCTTACACTGTGTTACCGTCAAGGCGATATGACCCAACCTTGGCAAGATGCGGGGACAGTTACCTTTGCAGCCCAGGATTTTCTGCATGGACACAACTCCATTGAACTAGAATTTCCGATCACTACCTGGAGTCTCGCACCTCATTTAACCCTCAAAGCCAGAATCACCCAGACTGTTGGTGAAGCAGGTAGCAACACAATCAAACTGTTAGCGAATCAGCCAATTCATTCACGTTTTCAACTCAAACCAACTGCAACCACCGACAAAGAAGTTGAAATTCCTGAACCTATTCCCCTGACATCCCAAGAAGAAGTAATTGTCAAAGATGTCTGGAATAAACTGCGGGCTTGGAAAGAACTGCAAATGGAAAAGTTCTTAAAGCGGCTGTTGTTAGAAGAACCAGAATTAGAACATATTTTTGGGGAAGCGATCGACAGTATGACAGATTACTTTTATGAGTTATTTGACTACTGTATTCACCAACTCCAGCCCCACACCCAAAATATCATTTCCGAACCCCTGACAGGTGTACCTTACGAAACAGGCGATGACTTCGATACCGTCGAAGACTACGGGGCTTTATTTGCGGATATTGGGATGCGTCCCCACCACTGGGTAAAAGCGCGACAAGTGTGGATGTGGATGTTACCTTCAATTCCTTACCTAGAAGAATACGACCGCCAAGATTTAGCGAAAGGTTTTAACTCTGCGCTTTACAAATTTTTCAATACTAATATTATTGTGCCGATGGTAGAGGCAGTGCGTTACTACGAAGATGCCTTACCACCAGAATTACTCAAGGAAATGGCAGATACTTGGCAGGTATTTAGCCAAAACAAACAAGAAATGGGGATGGTATTTTATCAAACCTTATTTGAAAAATATCCCTTTGTGTTGCCAATTTTCGGCAGAGCCGATATTGATTATTTATCGCTGCACCTGTTCCAATCTTTAGACTTTCTCATGCGTTGCTTGCGGAGTGAAAGCACGGATGAACTGTTGCTAGAACTACGATTATTAGGACAAATTCACGGCAGTGTCGGTGTGCCATCTTGTGCTTATCCTGCCATTTCTGACACGATGTTTGTCTTGTTTGAAAAATATGTGCCGAATTTTACCCCAGAATTACGGCGGGCATGGCAGACATTGTTTAATCGCGTCACCAATGTGATGAAACTGCCCAAGCTGAATGAAGAGCGGTTACTGAAAAAAGCCAAGCAATTTCTAGAAGTAATTGCTAGTGAACAAGGTTGGGAACCAGAACATCAAGCGCGACGTTGGGCAGAAATTCAAGCTGAAATCAAAGCTACCCGTACTTATAATCATACCTACGAAGAATTGGCTTATGGCGCACAGTTAGCTTGGCGGAATGCGTCTAAATGTATTGGTCGGATTCAGTGGAATAACATGGTGGTGCGTGATTGTCGCCATGTGACCGACCCTGATGAAATGTTCAAAGAATTAGTCGAACATTTGCGCTTAGGAACCAATGGCGGTAATGTTCAAGTGATTATGACCGCATTTCGTCCCAAACTCCCCAAAGAACGCTGGGGGCCGCGACTGTGGAATTCACAATTATTACGTTACGCTGCCTATGAACAACCAGATGGTAGCGTGATGGGCGATCGCGCTAACTTAGATTTAACCAACACCATCATTAAATTAGGTTGGCAACCCCCCGAACCGCGCACACCCTACGATATTTTACCGATAGTCATTGAAGTGCCGGGAATGGAGCCGAAGCTATATGAATTTCCGAAAGAGGAAATTTTAGAAATCGATATTGAACATCCCACCATTGCCGAGTTCAAATCTTTGGGGTTGCGTTGGTATGCGATTCCAGCTATCAGTAATTTCCGTATGGATATTGGTGGCATTAGCTATGCTTGTGTACCCTTTAATGGCTGGTATATGGGTACAGAACTGATGCGCGACTTCTTAGAAGAAGGGCGTTACAACAAACTCGAAGACATCGCCCAAGTACTGAAATTAGATACCAGTTCCGAGCATACCTTATGGCGCGATCGCGTCGCCTTAGAATTGAATATCGCCATCCTGCATTCTTTCCAAAAAGCTAAGGTGACAATGGTAGACCACCAATCTGCCTCACGCCAATACCTCACCCATGATTTGCGCGAAAAGAAAGCTGGTAGAGAATGCCCATCAGAATGGGGTTGGGTGCTACCCCCTGCTGGCGGGAGTGTTTGTCCAGTATGGCATCACCAAACACGGGACTTTTATTTAGAACCAGCTTATCACCATGCCGCCGATCGCTGGGCAGTTGAAGATGGCATTGACTTAGAAAAATTCACCACATCTCTGGAAGAAGACGACAACAAAGAAGACCGGATTTTGATTTTGTACGCCTCAGAAACCGGCACCGCCGAAGGTTTTGCCCGGACAGCAGCACGGCAATTAAATCGTTACCGTCCGAAAGTGATGGCGCTGGATGAGTACGACAAAACTCATTTAAGTTCCGAAAAACTGGTGTTGATTGTCACTTCCACCTTTGGGAATGGGGAAATGCCAGGAAACGGTAAACAATTCTTGCACTGGTTGAGAAAGCAACCCCCTGGTTCATTGATGACTTTGAATTATTCTGTCTTGGGACTGGGTAGCACGGTTTATGAACATTTCTGTGCGGCGGGAATTGCGGTGGATAAAGCCTTGGCGCGTTCCGGTGCTAACTGTATTGTGCCTTTGCATAAAGCCGACGAAATCAAAGGCCAAGCTGATACCTTCAAACAATGGCTGAGATTAATTAGCCGCGTCTTGGGTGAAGATGCAACTGCGGCTGATGGGACGACCATCAACGCACCCCAATTACAGGTAAAATTCCTCACTAGTAGCACCGCAGATAACTTAGCTGTGGCGGTGAGTGGCGAACGAGGGATAGAAGTACCTGTAATTGCCAATCAAGAATTGCTGCAAGAAGTTATTCCCGGTAGTCGTTCGACGCGATTTATTAGTTTTGATATTGCTAACACTCACCTGAAATATGAAACAGGTGATCATGTAGCGGTATATCCTAATAATCCCCCAGAATTAGTACAGCGAATTTGCGATCGCCTGAATCTGACACCCGACACCTACTTTAGTGCCAGTTATATCACCGCCGATGGTCAGGAAACCGAAGATCAACCACCCATCGCCATACCCACAACAGTTGGTCATGTCTTCTCGGAAGAATTAGATTTAGCTTTGCGGGAACCATTCAATGATTTATTAGCATATTTACATTCCGCCACCTCCAACCACACAGAAAAACAACGCCTGGAAACTTGGTTAGAAATTCTCCGCCAAGGTGAAGACCATCCCGACAGCATTACGCTCACCAAAAACATCACCGACAATTACATGAGCGTGGCTGATTTATTCGATGAATTTCCGGGCGCGAACATTACCCTCGCCGCCTTACTGGAATTGTTACCAAAACAAAAACCACGTCTATACTCCATTTCCTCCTGTCCGTTATTGCATCCCCAACAAATTCAAATCACCGTCGGGGTGTTGCAAATTACCACCGATGCAGGCAAAGTCCGTCAGGGACTATGTTCTAATTACCTCGCAGGACTGCAACCAGGAACTAAAGTGCGAATTGATGTGCGTACCTCTAGTTTCCGTCCACCCAGTGACCCAGAAGCGATGATGCTGATGGTCGGGCCTGGTACAGGAGTTTCACCTTTAATTGGCTTCTTGCAATACAGAGAAGCCTTGGCACGGCAAGGACAACCCCTCGCAGATGCGACTTTATACTTTGGTTGTCGCAATCACGATGACTTCCTTTATCAAGAGCAATTGCAGACATGGTACAGTCAGGGCGTGCTGTCGGAATTAAATGTGGCATTTTCTCGCCAAGGCGGTGAAAAAGTATACGTCCAACATTTAATGCAGCGCAAACCCAAAGAAATCTGGCAACTGCTGAGTCATCCAAAATGCCATTATTATGTTTGCGGCGATGCCAAAATGGCCGATGATGTTTATGAAGTCATGTTAGCGATCGCTAATACTGAAGGTGGTTTATCACTTTTAGAAGCTATCCAGTTTTTCGACAACATGAAACAGGAAAAAACGCTTCGTCTCTGA
- a CDS encoding ABC transporter permease, giving the protein MEQTLFLDFLASLQKLFVGYIPAAVFGSFIGYFIGINVTVYQIFRRIFQIPHSIPPLAVLPIALILFQDSEPASVMVIFLATFWAIIINVAIGLQHFRRQNNNFRAAIFHVFHSLKVGIWVAWFTVIAIEMLIGPRGLGFLLWEAYKAGNTNSMIQVLLYIGIIGTLLDQFLDFMGSLLAQMISESKKSS; this is encoded by the coding sequence ATGGAACAGACTTTATTTTTAGACTTTTTAGCCAGCTTACAAAAACTGTTTGTAGGTTATATTCCGGCTGCTGTTTTCGGCAGTTTTATTGGATACTTCATTGGCATAAATGTTACAGTTTATCAGATTTTCAGAAGGATATTTCAGATACCACATAGCATTCCGCCTTTAGCCGTACTGCCAATTGCCCTCATCTTATTTCAAGACAGTGAACCAGCATCAGTAATGGTGATATTTCTTGCCACATTTTGGGCAATTATCATTAATGTGGCTATCGGTTTACAACATTTTCGCAGACAAAATAATAACTTTCGCGCTGCCATATTTCATGTATTTCACTCCTTGAAAGTTGGCATTTGGGTAGCGTGGTTTACAGTAATTGCGATTGAAATGTTAATTGGCCCTAGAGGATTGGGTTTTCTTCTCTGGGAAGCGTACAAAGCAGGTAATACCAATAGCATGATTCAGGTATTACTCTACATTGGTATTATCGGCACTTTATTAGATCAATTTTTAGATTTCATGGGTTCTCTACTGGCACAAATGATTTCTGAAAGTAAAAAATCTAGTTAA